TGTTGGAGGATCTTGGATCATAGTAATTTATTACTCACACGTTACCTTGTTATTAGAGCTATGTTGGCTGTTACCAGTGATTAAAATCGAagagaaaaaatttcaaaaaaataaaaataaaaaataaaaacgaagagaaaaataaaaaaaattctgaaCTTAAATTGAATTTGGATCTAATTgtttataattaaaaaatgatGACCTATTTAGGTAATCATTATAATTGGTGAGTTTCATTAAATTGGGTGTAAATGGAGCTAGGAATGTAAATGAACAGAACATTTGATGAACCGTTCGTATAATATTTGTTTATGTTCGTTTATTAAGCTAAATAAACAAgtatgaacaaaattttatgttcGTTTAATAAATAAACAAGCTCGTTTATTAACTCGTATAtgattcatttatttattaataatattttcttataaaaattctattagaatatattaataaaattatcttgatttgtattttttcatttataatatgattattaatatttatatttgactgTTTTATATCTAAACaatatatgtgtgtatgtatttatttattatttgtttgtttattatttattaacattgTTTGTGAACATGTTCGATTAAATTAAATGAAGATGGTCGTGAACATTAAACAAACGAACATGAAAacacataattttaaataaacgaACATGAACAAAAATTTGAAATTCTTAACTAATACAAATTGAACACAAACaagcttaaaaataaataaacgaaCATGAACGGAGATTTGTTCATTCAAGTTCAGTTTATTTACAGCCCTAAATTTGGAGCACCCACTTACACTCAATTTTTAGGAAGAATGTGAAAATTGAAATAATTACATAGGTAATTACACCcaaatctaattttaaaaattattttataaaagttatattATAAACATGAATGCGTCACGAGTGCTTAAGATGATTACagcaaaaaaaatattataaatattaaaaattatattatttaaatcttaaaaaagttctaaaataatgaaaaaaaattattataaaaacaaTTTACCTGCTATAAAATGTTATAATACATCTATTTATAAAAGTTATGGCCAAATGGCCAAATATGGATATAAATTATTTATGTGTCAATgcctatatataataaaaataatttacttatttataaaaaatggTATAGGttttttattataacttatttataaaaataattttgacaaaaaatatattatttataaaaagtgttatgaaagttttgggcaatatatacaattttttatataggttttatattttttttacttatttttcaaTTAAGTTTATATGGTTAAAGCTACAAACTATTTGGATTGTGAACTCAAATATTATAAAGTTGATGCATGCAAATATAAAAAGTTTTCTTGCACTATTTTGTGGGATATGATACCATTTGAGAGAATGATACCAAATACAAGCACAATAGATAGTTTACGAATTTTTTAATTTGAGACATTCAAGGCTTCGAAATATGGTTGGAAAAACATATGTTGTTCCAAAATATATTTCTCATGTTAACACTACCACCTTAGTAAAGCATAACAAAACAATGTTGGATCTTACTAGCATGTTACATATTTCAACACTTTAATCATAGGTGGAATAGAGATTATCCATACTCTATAGAGTACATTAAGAAGGAGATTTTGATAATCTTAATTATGCATATTCAAATTCGTATGGTGATGATGAACTCAGTCAAAGATCAACAAATGATTATAAAGagtatatgttaaatattaaagaggAAATAACCAATAAATATGCAATgaacaattagataaaattgtAAATGAGGCTTATTTTTCTAGCTATTTTACTATTAATCATGTTATTAGCTACTTTTTAGATTAACATAAAGCATAAGAtgattcaattttaattattgcTACTTGTTTAGAAATGATTTTGATCATACTAATAATTTTATagtaattaatgtatttataaaaatatgaataatgTAACTATATAATTACAATTTGTACTACCACACATGACATAATTACGATGTAATTACACTATATCAGCCAAACACATCTAGAAAATTGCAACACTTTCATTCAATTAGTTTGTGCTATCCAAACAAACCCTTAATGAAAATTAAGACTAAATTACCTAAAAAGGccatttttcatgcatatttaagGAAATGGGCCAATTACACCATTATTTACCGGAAATGGCTGATTTTTACAAAACGCGCCTATGTGACCGCGTTTTAAGGGGAAAAGCCAGGAAATTGCTCCTTGAGGAACCGTTTTTCGCCACATCATCCAAAAACGCGCTTACGTGGAAGCGTTTTGCTGACATGGCGAAAAACGCTTCCTCAAGGGAGCGGTTTGCTCCTTGTTTTTATGTTAAGGATATTTGCATGTTTAGTCCCTAtggttttttagggtttttaaggtTAGGGTTTTGGTAAAACAAGTTAGGGTTTAGTATTTAGGTTTTGTTAAAACAAATTACGGTTTTAGAGTTTTAGTagcttttaaaaataaatcagatttagtgttattttataaaaattatttaaattagggttaattatttttaaataaattaagttagggttttaaataaattagggcTTAGGTTTTAAATAGATTAAGTAAATTAGGGTTCtaggattttaaataaatttagtgtttaaaataaattaaattaaggtttagggtttattaaattagggtttatgtttttaaatagattaagtaaattagggttctagggttttaaataaattaagttcggttttaaataaattaaattaaagatttGGGTTTAGGAATTAGGGCTTATGTTTTTAAATAGATTAAGTAAATTAGGGTTctagggttttaaataaattaagttaagatttaaaataaactaaattagggtttaaggtttattaaattagggtttatgtttttTAAATAGAGTAATTCaattagggtttagttttttaaaaaataacattgTGTTTTTTTGAGAAAATTGACTATTTTTACcgtgaaaaaataattttaagaagcgtttctgaacaaatagtgtcaaaaatgcttcaagcaggatgcaatgTCAGCAAAAATAcagaaaaaagctcccacgtggacgctcttttgctacaatagtttctgaaaaaataattttgagaagacgtttctgaataaatagtgtcaaaaacgcttcaaacAGGATACAATGTCagcaaaatttatgaaaaaagcTCCCATGTGGACgttctttttctacagtagttcttgaaaaaataattttgagaagacatttctgaacaaatagtgtcaaaaacgcttcaagcaggatgcaatgtcaacaaaatttatgaaaaaagctcccacgtgaaTGCTCTTTTTCTACTATAAACGAGGCAAATATCATTCTTAGGTTGCATAAGTTTCGGTAagaaaaattagagaggctaagcAGAATATaaattgaagatgagtgaacgTACTAGTGCtattatttactatgatggtgaggtctATGACACCGAGAACGACGTTGTTTTTTTATCAGAGAACACAACGCAAATGGCTTTTAACCAGAGTATAGATTTACAGAATTTTGTAAAAGAATTACGCGCAAATTCTTCGGAATGACGCCAAATAGAGTTTCttctattaagtatcgattttgtgcttcgaTTGATCTCGTGACATATGACTCATTTGATATCAAAAGTGTTCATAGCTTTGAGGCGATTGTACAGACTCATATCACTAGTAGAtcaccctatcttgagttatatgttCAATTTTCATCGCCAAATGAAACATTTGCGACTTCAATATCAACTGCTGttcgagaggaatacacgacccctAGCCGACACTCTGTTAGTGAGAGGCAGAACACGGAAGTGCCCATGTTTGGTGGCAGTATGAAAAACATAACTCCTGCGTGACACTCGATTAGTGGATGGGACGTGCAGATCGGTAAGTCGATATTCAATGTTGAAAATACATATTGAGGAACGACATCAACTTTTAGTGGTTGGTTTTCCATATATGATTGGGGATGTTATGAAACATCTACAAGAAaggatgatgtactccctacgacGTCCATCGGCGAGAGGACCTCATATGTTGCAGATGATGGTGGGTTGGATGATGAGTTCGATGTGGATCCACTTCGAGAGCCCGGTCCCAATGGTGCagaagttgcattattttctGAACCGGAGTCTGTTCTATCCGAACCTGAAGACGTTGAAGGGGGTTCAGATGAAGAAAAAGGAGATCCACAATTCAGGTCgtactcacctccagcccacatgcataatgtcgataTAGCAACAGATAATGTgttggagtttccagatctaccacacAGAACGCGTGACCATACAAGTTCGACATTGGATTCGGGTGATTTGGAAGTCGGTAAGGAGTTTTCCAATAATGATAGtttttttggtactttgaaacaacatagcatcaaTCACGAGGTTAACTACAACGTGGTTAAATCCAAACCCGAGAAGTTCGAGGCCAAGTGTACAGTGCAAGAcggtacatgttcatggaaaataATAGATTCTTTAAGGAAAAATACAGACTTGTGAGAGATAAAAGAGTACAAAGGTCCACATATCTGTGTTGCTGGTATAGTATCACTGAGTGTTTAGAGTTTTGAATCATAATGTTATTACTTAATGTTGCATTGTTTAACGTACTTCACTAAAAGGTGTTTCAtaagatcatcccaagatggattTAGGCATGATAGCTAGCTTAATACTACTGATTTTGAAGGCAGATCTCGGAACTTCTATGTCATGCAtaattgccaatattcgtagCCAAAAGAGGTACACGCCCTCTTACCGCAATGTTTGGATAGCAAAGAAAAAACGTAGGAAAAGATGTATAGTGGGTGGGATGCTTTATATAATGAGGTTTGACAGTGGTGTCAGGTGCTGAAGAGGTACGTCCCAGGTTGCATAACAGACCTTTAAATGGTCCCTCCGTACTACAATAACCGATTGCTCCGTGGATGCCAAGTGTTCAAACGTCTTTTTTGGAGCTTTAAACAATGTCGGAACGCATTTGTGTACTacaagccattggtacaaattgacggtacATTTATGTCTGGTAGATATACCCATCTGTTATTGCTAGCTGTGGCACAGAGAGACGGTGGGAGAATTCTTCCAATTGCATTTGCAATAACATTGGGGGAGTCACTTGATGACtgagatttctttctttctaggacAAGGAGGCATGTATGCCCCCAACCTGATATCTGCGTTATATCAGATCGGGGCATTAGAATACTAGCTACAATTGAGCGACATAGAAGCCTATGGGATCGCACACACTATTGATATTGTCAAAGGCACGTTGTGTCCAACTACTACGGGTAATATCGCTCTACGACTGAACGAAAGTAAGTGACTaacatgggtatttaatctctattaatataCTATCGGttgtaatatttaatttattctgAATGGAATCTTGGTATGTAATTTTTactatcaacttatattggcaaGGTACGAGATCAATAAGGACTGTTTTTATGAGATGTTGGGGATTTTGCGTTCAGTTCATGATCAAATAGCGGACTACCTTTTTAACATACCCTTCGAACAGTGGACATAAGCATACGACGGCGGCttacgatatggtcatatgaccacaAAACTAGCTTAATGCATAAATTTTGCTCTAAAAGAAACGCATCATTTGTTGATAACCTCAATTGTGTGAGAGGCATATTTTCATTTGGCGGCACTATTCCCAAAGCGAGCAGCaagttataaaggccaaatgcagggaggccatgtatggttacagaaggtattgcaagaaattaacaaggcCAAGACGTGAGGCAACACGATGCATATTGTGTGTCACGATCGCGACAACCTATGGTTTTGTGTGACGGAGTTTGACAGATCGAGCTAATGTATTACTAGCTGGTAATATCGTGTACACATGATAAATAGTACTTGCAACTGTGGGACGTTTGACGCACTTCGTTCTTCATGCGCTCATGCAATTACAGCTTGTCAGAATCTCTGTTTGGATCCAATGAGATATGTCGACGAAGTGTACAAAATAGAAAACATGTAAAATATGtggagacacgtattcccacTGGTCCTAGATGAATGTAAGTGGCCGTCTGTATCACTTGCTCCGTTTAAGTTTTTACCGGATAGAGAATTGTGTCGCAAACTAAAATGTCAACCTTGCTCGAGTAGAATACATAATAATATAGATATTCGGGAAAGAACGAACCAACAGAAGTTGTGTAGATGGTGTAGATGGTGTAGAAACCCAGGTCATACAATTCGATCATGTCCAAACCGAAATGTTGATAATTGTTGTAATGAAACGATGTTGCATTATTTCTATTCCGCGTATTCAAAAgaacttatattttattaaaattataaaataaaaaaataatttactattaaaatataaaaaaacaacttttttattaaatgaaacaatatagaaaaaacttttacaaatatattaaaaacaaaTCAATGTATATGCCAGTCGGAATCAGTGTCACATAAGGGTGGACGATGATTACGCGCTGGATTCCTCCTTGGTTACTTCGGCGGGGGTTGTAGTTGTTCTGATAGAGGTTGTAATTGCTAAGGCGGGAGTTGTAGTTGCTCCGATTGTGGGTGTTGAGAGGATGACCCACCTTGGTAGAATAAAGAATGTCGAGGTGTTTGGATCACCCATGACAGAGATGTTTGAATCCAATAAGGCGATGGGGAATGGTAATGAGATGAGTTCCCCGACGGTGCCTCGTGCGACCTCTCTGGTGATGATGGTCTATATATCATTGGTTAAGTCAGAGTCATCAGGAAAGAAGATACATCGGGCCATGTATTCTAACTTGGCTTAGGActgaaaaaaagaaaatagattaggatacatataagggctaggatacgcACTTAACAAAATCTAAAGGGGCTGTGATGTTGGTGTTGTAGGTTGACGCATTGGGCCCGATGATTGGTGGGTACTGTTGATGAGCCAGATGATTGTGTAGGTACTGTTGATGGGCCCATGTCGTCATTTATTCTCCTTGGATTTAAAGGACCCTGTCGTTCCTTTTCCACACGGATTTGCCGACGTCTTTGCTCTTCCGCAAGCAAATATGGCTTACCATGGATcctaaattatggcatgtaatTTGGGGTGCACGCTAACTCTGGGACGATGATCGGTTTGCGATCAGGTATATGATAGTACCAATTTTTCCAAATTTCGATATATTCCGACCAGAATAACGACCAATTTGTATTCGTTAGCCGTAAGTCTATTTTGTGCTACTCATCGAGCACCTCAGGTTCCTCAGGAATTGGTTGTCGAAATCCAAATTGTCGCAACATTCTATCTGTCTGGTGCATATCGACAATAGAATAATTTACCAATGGGACCTTAACATCCAAATGTTCAAATTTTGAAAGAATTCTTCCGGAATCACTGCCCGTATTGCCGGATCCTCttatggtgtccattgaaactatatgaacaagataaaaatattagttatatacataatactaaatactaaatattaaatatgaaacgactattttatgtatatatattattcaatACTTACTTGCGCTTCCAATtgttggtctaatagaagccaTATATCTTCAAGAGCGGTAGATATTCCAACATAACTCATCGGATGGTTCCAcctaattatataaattttaagcatacaattttattttaaatctatagaataattgtaaaatcaaataaaaattttaccttgttatgagtgagaatgtatatgggtggttcactcgaggacgtaaaaatagaaaaaaaaatcgaGCCCATAATTGTAATAGGATAGGCAACCTCTAATTTTTGCTTTATTTGGAGGCGTCGTCCTGCATATCTCCCGGTACAATGTTTCCAACATAGCAGACCCCCAACTAAGTTCGCCAACtgctctaaaatcaacgagtttcagCAGCCACATCAGATGTACGAGGTTTCGTTACAAGTCTGGCATCAAATAACCTCTAATCATCTCAAGGATGTATGTCCGAGCATATTGTATTCTTTCTAATCCAGTCGAATCATTCCTCGGCTCTGggaatgtgtctcgtaaccagcCCATCTCGATCCGACCTCCGTAAATATTATTCGGAATGACACCTAAAAGATCGTAGCATATGGCTCCCCAATCAGCAAATTGAACAGACTCGGTGAGTGCGGCCCCATCCACCGGCAATCCTAATTGTAATTGGACGTCCTCCAAAGTGATAGTACACTCTTCGCATGGAAGATGGAATGTGTGCGTCTCCGGTCTCCACCTCTCTATTAACGCGCTGATgagtttcgggtccaacttgcacccccaGCCTATAGTGGCCGCGTGCCAAAAACCCGCTTCCCTCAAGTAATTTTCTATCAATAGTGATAGCGGACCAGACATGTTACGAatataacattgtaacacccGATCTACAaactattataaaaaattataaaatacaaattaattaaaattacataaatgaaaaaaaatattaaataatattcaataTCTAAAAGAAACTGttaccattttcatttgttcGACGGAGATATGTTTATGATCGAGACGAATTAATCCCCGggccattgctaacacgatcaaatatctttgaaattataaaaaaaataatactaatttaggaaaaataaaagtaaataattaattataagagCTTTAAGAAATTTAATAAGAAATTTGAGAGCTCTAAGGAGAAATTGTAGAGAATTTTTGCTaaattgttaagaaattttgtgtGTGAAAATAAGTTGAGGGGAGGGGGTTTTTatagttcttttttttttgtttcttttttttatcATTGGAACCCCCCAATGGTCAAAAAAATGTAGCTGTTGAAGTTGAAAAAGCCATAAAATCACTCCCCCAAGGGAGCGTTTTTTGCCACGTTAGCAAAACGCCCTGACGTGGCAAAAAACGCTTCCTTGGGGGCATGATTTCCTGGTTTTTTTTCCCCTAAAACATGGCCACGTAGGCACATTTTGCCAAAAACGGCATTTCCAGAAAATATTGTTATCGGCCCATTTCCGTAAATTTACTTGGAAATGAGCCTTTTTAGGTAATTTAGTCAAAAATTAAATACAAATATTGTGTTTGGTACAAGAAGTTTAAATATTTTCCATATGCATTgttcatttatatttatattcaaaATTGCTAATTATATAAGATTTGTTATAATTTCCCAATCATTGAGATTAATCATTAAGTGAAGGAAAACAAAGTGAACAAGAATCATGGGTTGAATTTAACAAACAAACTACTATACCTATGATTTCATCCATGAAAATGATGGAATGACTCTCTTGAGATCAGCTGTATCCATGTACTAATTGTGGAGATGCCTCATTAAATTGCTTGAATTTCACAAAAATGTTCAATGTCTTGATGTTTAGCAATATCATTGTGGTTCTTAAATATTGATCCATGGCTACACAAGAATATTATATTTGAAGATATATAGAGAACGAAGGAAAATACAAGAAGGTGACAAGGATAGTTAATCAAACAACTAAACAAGTTCTATTTAGAGCTACCTCTAACTTTAATTTTAAAGTTTCTGAAAATGGCTCAAGCCTTGCATTCTTGCTCGGCCAATTCCTTCTAATCGACATCttgttgttgatgatgatgaCGACGATGACTGTTTTTCGAGGAATGTCCTCGATGTCTTGGTTACTGTGCATAGCTAGTGAGCCATTTGAGGAGGTTCATTTGTAACATCTTTGGAACAGATAGATGCACCACCTTCCACAGTCTTATCGCTAGCGCTCTCACGCTTTGATGTTGCATCGACTGTACTGAGTGCCTTTAGGGAAGGGCTCGATAATCGCATTGCTTCTGCTTGTGCATCTCTAACCTTTTTCATCCTCTTCATGTTCAAGAATCCGCTCTCAAGAGCTTCCAACACTTTACTTGTCAATGGTCTGATTCTTTTGCTTTGCCTCCGAGAGCTTGTCATAGGTTGTTCGTCTTCTGCACAGACAGTAGCATCGGTTTTCGACAAATCAGCATAATTATTCTCAATGGCCAACTGGCTGCCATCAGTTTCCAGCATTCCTGGCTCACCATTTCTAGCATCCAGCGGAAGCAGGGGTGGGTTTGAACCATCTGATAACAGCAATGGAAGCTTCTCACTACTCCCTTGAAGAGTCTCTATGGATTGAGGATTGCCTTCAGCAGAAGAACCGATAGATGATACTTTCTCTTCAGAATCACTTACGCGGAGAACCTCAATGCTGCCATCATCTTGAGATTTTAAGGCACAACATAGCTCCGTTTGTTCATGAATGTCAGCAGGAAATTTCTCACTGAAGCAACTTTCCTCTATCTTTCCACAAGCATTGAGTCTCTGTCTCTTCACAGGAGAAACCGAATGAATTGGATTACTAGAGATATTCTCAGTACGGTTCCTTCTCTGTGTCTTAGCAGGAGCAGTTAATCTTTCCCCTTTCATTGGAGAAGCTAAACTAATTGCCGGAGCAGTTATTTTCTTTCCCGAGGGAACTAAACAAGGAGAATGACTAGATTTAGCTCTTCTACTGAAATGGTGCTTTATAATCGTATTTGACCTTGTATCTTCTGATGCATTGGTCCTCTCATACTGGTGAGTAAGAAAACCCTGGTCTGCAATGCATGAGTTCTTCGGATTTTGGTTATCAGCAGTAACTGGTTTACTGCCAGGTTTCATATCCATGACAACTGAACCATGACTTGATAATCCGTCAGTGATTCTTTGCTCACGCTCATCTGAAGAATCATCACTTGAATTATCTTCATTTCCTCCTGAACAAATCTTAATTTTGGAAGAAATGTCAAACTTAACCGGCAAATATCTGAGTTCTCTGACCTGGGAGGATTTTCCTCCATGGAGCAAACTGGTATCCACAACGCTGAATTTAGTATGGCGTGCAGTAGAGCTAGCGGTTATGCCCTCACAATGGCGAGCCTTAGTATGATTAGCATTTACCTGGCCAGAATCTTGAGTTACCTTCTGCATTGGTTTGGAAGTAAACATCAAATCAATTGGCGAACATCTAAGTTCTCTCATCTTGGATGCTTTTCCTCCATGGACCAAACTGGAATCAACAACCGTGAACTTCATATGGTTTGAACTGAAAATAGAGACTCGGGGCTTGAGATAATGAGGCTTATGATTGGGAAGATCATCTTGATCTGATGATTCTCCTGAAAGGCAACTATTTTCTCCATTGCAGCTCCGAAAACCATTTCCTTCAGCATCAAGCTCAATGAGCGTTGGCTCAGATACCACTTTGCTCAAAACATCGCTAACGGAATCAAAGTAGTGATTTCCTTTAACAAGCTTTCTTCGTGAGAACTTCTTCACTCCAGGAATAAGAAACACTAGACAATGTTTGGAGCTAAAAGAGCATTGATTCTTGGGTTGCTCCGAGTGCCATCCTCTAGCTAGCAGACGTGGCCAAACAGCTTCCCAAAAAATATCATTGCATCGAGCTTTGCTCAACCGACAACCTGCTGTTAAAAAACCGAGGATTTCACCACATGTAAGAGATGAACAAGCCTTACCAGAAGGTATTTCAGGGGAAACTTGAGTGGTCCTTGGAGGCTCCATGGCCAGGCCTGTAAGATCAACCTTCCCCTTACCAATGCCAACAGCTTCTACAAGATTACATATCCCAACATTATCCTTCAAATGGAAGACATAATTTTCAAGTGAAGTTCTCCCCTCAACAAATGACTTCGAGACCTGCTAATAGTGAGAGGAGAGTGCAACCATGATCAGAACGTTGTTCAGTAACTAACTAGAAGAGTTATCAAAGTCAACAGAAGGACCATGAATAATGATTCTGAAGCAAACTTCTACATGAAGTCAGTAGTAAATTAAGTTTACCTCTagaaaattattttgtaattcaTCCTGGACATGAGTAAGCAAACGAGACAACAATTTCTGTTGCCTCCAGCCAGTAAACATTTTCCGTCCACATATAATTCTTCGATTTCTTCTCTTTTGGCCACTTGACCATCTGCGGTATCTATCTGACTTATAAAATGCCCCATAGTAAAATGACAATATATCCCCCATCTTCTTGTTTCCAATTAATTGTTTTATCTTCCCGAAATCTTTCCCAAATATATACAaaccaagaagaaaactatcCACTTCTGTGTTGTTCCAGGCATCACTTGATGAACCAGGAATCAGATG
Above is a genomic segment from Gossypium arboreum isolate Shixiya-1 chromosome 8, ASM2569848v2, whole genome shotgun sequence containing:
- the LOC108467983 gene encoding uncharacterized protein LOC108467983, whose amino-acid sequence is METIQVDPNCNLTEETSPKQLLPPDSPDISDIFGDSQLSPRVGNRYQAEIPPMIAGWEHLQLLMNSEGSPYIDHSFIFSLAVPVTWIHEQDIDFEDEGKEGPSKPDDATKVARKCRKGQNSKRKKNSELSADRSNARLVDEKESNAENLECGIAPCGGKSSHLIPGSSSDAWNNTEVDSFLLGLYIFGKDFGKIKQLIGNKKMGDILSFYYGAFYKSDRYRRWSSGQKRRNRRIICGRKMFTGWRQQKLLSRLLTHVQDELQNNFLEVSKSFVEGRTSLENYVFHLKDNVGICNLVEAVGIGKGKVDLTGLAMEPPRTTQVSPEIPSGKACSSLTCGEILGFLTAGCRLSKARCNDIFWEAVWPRLLARGWHSEQPKNQCSFSSKHCLVFLIPGVKKFSRRKLVKGNHYFDSVSDVLSKVVSEPTLIELDAEGNGFRSCNGENSCLSGESSDQDDLPNHKPHYLKPRVSIFSSNHMKFTVVDSSLVHGGKASKMRELRCSPIDLMFTSKPMQKVTQDSGQVNANHTKARHCEGITASSTARHTKFSVVDTSLLHGGKSSQVRELRYLPVKFDISSKIKICSGGNEDNSSDDSSDEREQRITDGLSSHGSVVMDMKPGSKPVTADNQNPKNSCIADQGFLTHQYERTNASEDTRSNTIIKHHFSRRAKSSHSPCLVPSGKKITAPAISLASPMKGERLTAPAKTQRRNRTENISSNPIHSVSPVKRQRLNACGKIEESCFSEKFPADIHEQTELCCALKSQDDGSIEVLRVSDSEEKVSSIGSSAEGNPQSIETLQGSSEKLPLLLSDGSNPPLLPLDARNGEPGMLETDGSQLAIENNYADLSKTDATVCAEDEQPMTSSRRQSKRIRPLTSKVLEALESGFLNMKRMKKVRDAQAEAMRLSSPSLKALSTVDATSKRESASDKTVEGGASICSKDVTNEPPQMAH